Proteins from a genomic interval of Pseudomonas paeninsulae:
- a CDS encoding alginate export family protein: MTLNRITAGLGLSVSLLSASSVWAVQMSDDNFGLDIKITAQSEDDRDLGTRDGGDVNGIAADLRPWLYGQRGNWSAFAMGQAVVASDIIETDTLESSDTELSSDTQQDGRERKKNYLALREFWVDYAGLTDYPGEHLRLGRQRLHNDDGQWRDTNIEALNWTFDTTLLRASLGTAQRFSDYRSDIDELAPEDEDRLHVFGDVETQWRPGHWVGLNAHHSDDNGKLANPGEPIDALDKRATGKLTWLGVQANSDAYNFRNQKPVNYWASLTSLSGDREDLSRGVVNGQEVATGKNSDNVNAWATDLGLRFRLDPSWQVGGAYARASGSGDDNGNGTGNYRQTGLQSNRSNFTGTRSSVHRYGEVFRGELSNLQSATLFGSWQMAEDYDASLVYHKFWRVDDQQQIGRSGINASFDDPLSNAIPAPQVDLVDGEKDLGQELDLVVTKYFKQGLLPASMSEAIDEPAALVRFRGGVFKPGDAYGSDTDSMMHRAFVDVIWKY, encoded by the coding sequence ATGACACTCAACAGGATCACCGCAGGCTTGGGCCTGAGCGTCTCATTACTCTCCGCCAGCTCGGTATGGGCAGTGCAGATGAGCGACGACAACTTTGGCCTCGACATCAAGATCACCGCGCAATCGGAAGATGACCGCGACCTCGGCACCCGCGACGGTGGCGACGTCAACGGTATCGCTGCCGACCTGCGCCCCTGGCTGTATGGCCAACGCGGCAACTGGAGTGCCTTCGCCATGGGCCAGGCGGTGGTCGCCAGCGACATTATCGAGACCGACACCCTGGAGTCGTCCGACACCGAGCTGTCCAGCGATACCCAGCAAGACGGCCGCGAGCGGAAAAAGAACTACCTGGCGCTGCGTGAATTCTGGGTCGACTACGCCGGACTCACCGACTATCCCGGCGAGCACCTGCGTCTGGGTCGGCAACGCCTGCACAACGATGACGGGCAATGGCGCGATACCAATATCGAAGCGCTGAACTGGACCTTCGACACCACCCTGCTGCGCGCCAGCCTCGGCACCGCGCAACGCTTCAGCGACTACCGCAGCGACATCGACGAATTGGCCCCGGAAGACGAAGATCGTCTGCACGTATTCGGCGATGTCGAGACCCAGTGGCGCCCAGGACATTGGGTCGGCCTCAACGCCCATCACTCTGACGATAACGGCAAACTGGCCAACCCCGGCGAGCCGATCGACGCCCTGGACAAGCGCGCCACCGGCAAGCTGACCTGGCTCGGCGTGCAAGCCAACAGCGATGCCTACAACTTTCGCAACCAGAAACCAGTCAACTACTGGGCCAGCCTCACCTCGTTGAGCGGTGACCGCGAAGACCTGTCGCGTGGTGTCGTCAACGGCCAGGAAGTCGCCACCGGCAAAAACAGCGACAACGTCAACGCCTGGGCCACCGACCTGGGCCTGCGTTTTCGCCTGGACCCCAGCTGGCAAGTCGGCGGCGCCTATGCCCGTGCCAGTGGTAGCGGCGATGACAACGGTAACGGCACAGGCAACTATCGCCAGACCGGCCTGCAAAGCAACCGCTCAAACTTCACCGGCACCCGTTCCAGCGTGCACCGTTACGGTGAAGTCTTCCGCGGCGAGCTGAGCAACCTGCAGTCGGCCACCCTGTTCGGCTCCTGGCAGATGGCCGAGGATTATGACGCCAGCCTGGTCTACCACAAATTCTGGCGGGTCGATGACCAGCAGCAGATCGGTAGAAGCGGGATCAACGCAAGCTTCGATGACCCGCTCTCAAACGCTATCCCTGCCCCCCAGGTCGACCTGGTGGATGGCGAGAAAGACCTCGGCCAGGAGCTCGATCTGGTGGTCACCAAGTACTTCAAGCAGGGCCTGCTGCCTGCCTCGATGAGCGAAGCGATCGACGAGCCGGCGGCGCTGGTACGTTTTCGCGGTGGCGTGTTCAAGCCCGGCGATGCCTACGGCAGCGACACCGACTCGATGATGCATCGCGCCTTCGTCGACGTTATCTGGAAATACTGA
- the algK gene encoding alginate biosynthesis TPR repeat lipoprotein AlgK translates to MATIDPRLMHAAPLLALSLAMTLAGCAGLPDERLAAEALKRGDTSTAEQNYRQLAELGYVKAQVGLADLQLASGTPEDLEKAEQTYRLALDQSPRARARLGKLLARKVDASKAERLEAAELLNDAFTAGEQSSLLPLVVLYLQYPQDFPGMNVQERISTWREQGHTQADLAQILLYRTQGNYDQHLGEIEQICQGLIAEADVCYVELATVYQKQDQADKQKALLQRLMAGYRSAVVTPQRVDDVAQVLADAELGTPDEERAQELLETIAPTYPAAWVSLARLLYDYPGLGDIDTMMGYLDKGRAAALPRAELLLGRLYYEGKLVAQDPHKAEEHLRKAAPSEPSANYFLGQIYLRGYLGDIYPQKALDHLLSAARNGRISADFALAQMYSQGKGVIPDPVNAFVFSQLALPKNTPQATELARLIEQQLQPAQRTRAEQLLRDERQLRGIAGQEQNLRQAQTQ, encoded by the coding sequence ATGGCGACTATCGACCCCCGTCTCATGCACGCAGCGCCCCTGCTGGCGCTCTCCCTGGCCATGACCCTGGCCGGTTGCGCCGGGCTGCCGGACGAGCGCCTGGCCGCCGAAGCGCTGAAGCGCGGCGACACCAGTACCGCCGAGCAGAACTACCGCCAACTGGCTGAGTTGGGCTACGTCAAGGCGCAGGTCGGCCTGGCCGATCTGCAATTGGCCAGCGGCACGCCGGAAGACCTGGAGAAGGCCGAACAGACCTATCGCCTGGCCCTTGACCAGTCGCCGCGGGCCCGGGCGCGTCTGGGTAAATTGCTCGCGCGCAAAGTGGACGCCAGCAAGGCCGAGCGCCTTGAAGCGGCCGAGTTGCTGAATGACGCATTCACCGCGGGAGAGCAAAGCAGCCTGTTGCCGCTGGTCGTGCTCTACCTGCAATACCCACAGGATTTCCCCGGTATGAACGTGCAAGAACGCATCTCCACCTGGCGCGAGCAAGGCCATACCCAGGCCGATCTGGCACAAATCCTGCTCTATCGCACCCAGGGCAACTACGACCAGCACCTGGGTGAAATCGAACAAATCTGCCAAGGCCTGATTGCCGAAGCCGATGTCTGCTACGTCGAACTGGCCACCGTGTATCAGAAGCAAGACCAGGCCGACAAACAGAAAGCCCTGCTGCAACGCCTGATGGCGGGCTACCGCAGCGCTGTCGTGACCCCGCAACGGGTGGATGACGTCGCCCAGGTGCTGGCCGACGCCGAGCTGGGCACGCCGGATGAAGAGCGAGCCCAGGAACTGCTCGAAACCATCGCCCCGACCTATCCGGCCGCCTGGGTCAGCCTGGCGCGCCTGCTCTATGACTACCCGGGCCTGGGCGACATCGACACCATGATGGGCTACCTCGACAAAGGTCGCGCCGCGGCGCTGCCGCGCGCCGAACTGTTGCTCGGCCGCCTGTACTACGAAGGCAAGCTGGTAGCACAGGACCCACACAAGGCCGAAGAGCATCTGCGCAAGGCCGCGCCCAGCGAACCCAGCGCCAACTACTTCCTCGGCCAAATCTACCTGCGTGGCTACCTCGGCGACATCTACCCACAGAAGGCCCTGGATCATTTGCTCAGCGCCGCTCGTAACGGCCGGATCAGCGCCGACTTCGCCCTCGCCCAGATGTACTCGCAAGGCAAGGGCGTGATTCCCGACCCGGTCAATGCTTTCGTCTTCAGCCAACTGGCGCTGCCGAAGAACACCCCGCAGGCCACCGAACTGGCCCGTCTGATCGAACAACAACTGCAACCGGCCCAACGTACCCGAGCCGAACAACTGCTGCGCGATGAACGTCAACTGCGCGGCATCGCCGGGCAAGAGCAAAACCTGCGCCAGGCGCAAACCCAATGA